The genomic stretch ATGGATAGCTAACATATTAGTGGTGTTTCAGGTAGGCCCATTTAATGGGATAGACCCTACACCACATGCATTTATGGGAACGTGCCTGATTGTTTTTATCGGATTCTTTAAAGTTGGCCTGTTTGACATCAAACCAATAGCCAGAAATATTATCGTAGATTCCATGAAAAACGGCATGTTGGTAATCGATGGTGCCCAGCGGGTGGTGGATGTAAATCCTTACTTTACCAGACTGATAAAGAGAAATGCGGAGGATATCACCGGTAAACATATTAGCGATTTGGGCTTTGACGAGGAAGATTGGAAAAGTCTCGTTGAAAATGATGATGGAGTAGTCATTGAGAAGATGATTACGTTGGATGGTGTGAATAGGTATTTCGAAGTAATCAGTAAGTTCTTAAAGGAAGGGGAGAGGGAATACCCGGGAAGGTTGATTTTATTTAGAGACATTACCCAATTTATTCAAGATCAAAAGCGACTAGAGCTTCAAGCGAAGGAATTAACAGAACTCAATGCCACTAAGGATAGATTATTATCCATAATTTCGCACGACTTGCGTAATCCGGTCCATTCCCTTACCCAGTTTCTGGAGATGGTGGAATCCGGCTGGGTCAAGGAAGATGAGTTCAGGTCGATGCTGCCTGCTTTTGCCAAAAACCTAAAGGATGTTTCTGGTTTTATGGAGAATTTATTGCAATGGGCCCAGACCCAATTGAAAGGGGAGTCCATCCAGGCCGTTAACATAAATGTCTCCAATGAGGTGGATGAAGTCATTTCTCTTTTTAAAAACTACCTCGATACCAAAGGGATACACTTGAAGTTTATCGCTGAGAATGCTACCTATGCCTTTGGGGATTTAAATATGATCAGGTTGGTGATTCGAAACCTGATCAGCAATGCCATCAAGTTTTGTGAGAAGGGGGATGAAATACATATTCAGATTGATGCTAAAGGGGAGTTGGTAGAGGTGATCGTAGAGGATACTGGGGTGGGAATTGCAGCAGAAAATGTGGAAAGGATTTTTTCAAGCAAGCCTTTTACTACCATAGGGACGCAAAATGAAAAAGGCACCGGACTCGGACTGATGTTATGTAAAGATTTTGTGGAGAAAAATGGTGGTGAAATTTGGGTAGAAAGTGAGTTGGGAAATGGTGCCAGTTTTCACTTTACCATTCCCCAAATGGTCACTAAGGAAGCGTCCAATGCCTGATGGTCTGATGGTTAACCTATTCATTATCAATACGTCAAACGAGCGCCTTATCATCCTTGTCCTCTACAAAATAAGTGAGCATTGCGGCGACGATCAACAGTAATCCAGCAGAGAATATGGCATAGATCGCCTGACCTTCATACCAATGTTTTACGATCAGCCCTCCCACAAAGCCGTTTAGGATCTGTGGTGCGGTAATGAAGAAATTAAATATCCCCATATATACACCCATTTTTTTGACAGGAATAGCACCTGCCAAAATCGAATAGGGCATCGCAAGGATACTTGCCCAAGCGATCCCCACACCGATCATAGAGAAATTCAGCATCCATTTCATGCCCGGGTCATTGATCCATAAAAATGACATCAGACCCAATCCACCCGCAATCAAACAAGCAGCATGGGTCATTTTCCTGCCTATTTTAGCTGCTAAAAAAGGCAGTGCTATGGCAAAGATCGCGGATACCAAATTATAAAAACCAAAGATAACACCTACATAATTCCCCGCTTCGTTAAACTCCAAGGAAGAACGGTCTGTACTGGGAAGTCCCCAGACGTGT from Echinicola soli encodes the following:
- a CDS encoding sensor histidine kinase, with the protein product MEFSLSSYSLSLLVFAVVVLLLAVFLFTRLSKDVRWFGAMMIAVSIWAASDGVMVGMDRLEAMLLVVDFEYIGIALVPVFWLLFVLKFVGKEAWLSPRWVACQFIFPLISMIMVWTNDLHHLHYQNAEIVEINGLFALLTAKGPWYIIHTSYFYLAIGYGVYLLIRRCFSTKGMYQKQTLIILTGTMVPWIANILVVFQVGPFNGIDPTPHAFMGTCLIVFIGFFKVGLFDIKPIARNIIVDSMKNGMLVIDGAQRVVDVNPYFTRLIKRNAEDITGKHISDLGFDEEDWKSLVENDDGVVIEKMITLDGVNRYFEVISKFLKEGEREYPGRLILFRDITQFIQDQKRLELQAKELTELNATKDRLLSIISHDLRNPVHSLTQFLEMVESGWVKEDEFRSMLPAFAKNLKDVSGFMENLLQWAQTQLKGESIQAVNINVSNEVDEVISLFKNYLDTKGIHLKFIAENATYAFGDLNMIRLVIRNLISNAIKFCEKGDEIHIQIDAKGELVEVIVEDTGVGIAAENVERIFSSKPFTTIGTQNEKGTGLGLMLCKDFVEKNGGEIWVESELGNGASFHFTIPQMVTKEASNA